A genomic stretch from Streptococcus oralis includes:
- a CDS encoding PolC-type DNA polymerase III, whose product MSSKFEILMNQLGISDQLRQDPALVDASIERVVVHKISKIWEFHFVFSKILPIEIFLELKKGLSEEFSKTGNKAVFEIKVLSQEFSNELLQAYYREAFSEGPCASQGFKSLYQNLQVRAEGNQLFIEGSEAIDKEHFKKNHLPNLAKQLEKFGFPAFVCQIEKNDALTQEQEKAFHTENEQIVQAANEEALRAMEQLEQMAPPPVEEKPAFDFQAKKAAAKPKLDKAEVTQMIDVTTEENRLVFEGVVFDVEHKVTRTGRVLINFKMTDYTSSFSMQKWVKNEEEAQKFDIIKKNSWLRVRGNVEMNNFTRDLTMNVQDVQEVVHYERKDLMPEGERRIEFHAHTNMSTMDALPEVEEIVATAAKWGHKAVAITDHGNVQSFPHGYKAAKKAGIQLIYGMEANIVEDRVPIVYNEVEMDLSEATYVVFDVETTGLSAIYNDLIQVAASKMYKGNVIAEFDEFINPGHPLSAFTTELTGITDDHVKNAKPLEQVLQEFQEFCKDTVLVAHNATFDVGFMNANYERHGLPKISQPVIDTLEFARNLYPEYKRHGLGPLTKRFGVALEHHHMANYDAEATGRLLFIFIKEVAEKHGVTDLARLNIDLISPDSYKKARIKHATIYVKNQVGLKNIFKLVSLSNTKYFEGVPRIPRTVLDAHREGLILGSACSEGEVFDAVVSQGVDAAVEVAKYYDFIEVMPPAIYAPLIAKEQVKDMEELQTIIKSLIEVGDRLGKPVLATGNVHYIEPEEEIYREIIVRSLGQGAMINRTIGHGEHAQPAPLPKAHFRTTNEMLDEFAFLGEELARKLVIENTNALADIFEPVEVVKGDLYTPFIDKAEETVAELTYKKAFEIYGNPLPDIVDLRIEKELTSILGNGFAVIYLASQMLVQRSNERGYLVGSRGSVGSSFVATMIGITEVNPLSPHYICGQCQYSEFITDGSYGSGFDMPNKDCPNCGHKLSKNGQDIPFETFLGFDGDKVPDIDLNFSGEDQPSAHLDVRDIFGEEYAFRAGTVGTVAAKTAYGFVKGYERDYGKFYRDAEVERLAQGAAGVKRTTGQHPGGIVVIPNYMDVYDFTPVQYPADDVTAEWQTTHFNFHDIDENVLKLDVLGHDDPTMIRKLQDLSGIDPNEIPMDDEGVMALFSGTDVLGVTPEQIGTPTGMLGIPEFGTNFVRGMVDETHPTTFAELLQLSGLSHGTDVWLGNAQDLIKQGIADLSTVIGCRDDIMVYLMHAGLEPKMAFTIMERVRKGLWLKISEEERNGYIEAMKANKVPEWYIESCGKIKYMFPKAHAAAYVMMALRVAYFKVHHPIYYYCAYFSIRAKAFDIKTMGAGLDAIKRRMEEIAEKRKNNEASNVEIDLYTTLEIVNEMWERGFKFGKLDLYRSQATEFLIDGDTLIPPFVAMDGLGENVAKQLVRAREEGEFLSKTELRKRGGLSSTLVEKMDEMGILGNMPEDNQLSLFDELF is encoded by the coding sequence ATGTCAAGTAAGTTTGAAATTTTAATGAATCAACTGGGAATCTCTGATCAGCTGCGACAGGATCCTGCTCTTGTTGATGCAAGTATTGAGCGTGTTGTGGTTCATAAAATTAGTAAGATTTGGGAATTTCATTTTGTATTTTCTAAAATTTTACCTATCGAAATATTTCTAGAGTTAAAGAAAGGGCTTAGTGAAGAATTTTCTAAGACTGGGAATAAAGCTGTTTTCGAAATCAAGGTGCTCTCTCAGGAATTTTCAAATGAACTCTTGCAGGCCTACTATAGGGAGGCTTTTTCTGAAGGTCCATGTGCTAGCCAAGGATTTAAGTCTCTTTATCAGAATTTGCAAGTTCGTGCGGAAGGAAATCAACTCTTTATTGAAGGTTCAGAGGCGATTGATAAGGAACACTTTAAGAAAAATCATCTTCCTAATTTAGCAAAGCAACTTGAAAAGTTTGGTTTTCCAGCTTTTGTATGCCAAATAGAAAAGAATGATGCCCTTACACAAGAGCAGGAGAAAGCCTTCCATACGGAGAATGAACAAATTGTACAGGCTGCCAATGAAGAGGCTTTGCGGGCTATGGAACAACTAGAACAAATGGCTCCTCCTCCAGTAGAAGAGAAACCAGCCTTCGATTTTCAGGCTAAAAAAGCTGCGGCTAAGCCAAAACTAGATAAGGCAGAAGTTACCCAGATGATCGACGTGACAACTGAGGAAAATCGTCTAGTCTTTGAAGGGGTCGTTTTTGATGTGGAACATAAAGTGACCAGAACTGGTCGCGTTTTGATCAATTTTAAAATGACGGACTACACTTCAAGTTTTTCAATGCAAAAATGGGTTAAGAATGAAGAAGAGGCTCAGAAGTTTGACATCATTAAGAAGAATTCTTGGCTCCGAGTTCGTGGAAATGTAGAGATGAATAACTTCACACGCGATTTGACCATGAACGTGCAGGATGTGCAGGAAGTTGTTCACTATGAGCGGAAGGATTTGATGCCAGAAGGTGAGCGTCGGATTGAGTTTCATGCTCATACCAATATGTCAACCATGGATGCTTTACCAGAGGTTGAAGAAATCGTTGCGACAGCTGCTAAGTGGGGACACAAGGCGGTTGCCATCACGGACCATGGGAATGTCCAGTCCTTCCCACATGGCTACAAGGCAGCTAAGAAAGCTGGAATTCAACTTATCTATGGAATGGAAGCCAATATCGTGGAGGACCGTGTCCCTATCGTTTACAACGAAGTGGAGATGGACTTGTCAGAAGCGACCTATGTAGTTTTTGACGTGGAAACGACGGGACTTTCAGCCATCTATAATGACTTGATTCAGGTTGCGGCCTCTAAGATGTACAAGGGGAATGTTATTGCCGAATTTGATGAATTTATCAATCCTGGGCATCCCTTGTCAGCCTTTACTACTGAGTTAACAGGTATTACAGATGATCATGTCAAAAATGCCAAACCACTGGAACAAGTTTTACAAGAATTCCAAGAGTTTTGCAAGGATACAGTCTTAGTTGCTCACAATGCGACCTTTGACGTTGGCTTTATGAATGCTAACTATGAGCGTCATGGTCTGCCTAAGATTAGCCAGCCAGTCATCGATACGCTGGAGTTTGCTAGAAATCTCTATCCTGAGTATAAACGCCATGGTTTGGGGCCTTTGACCAAGCGTTTTGGTGTAGCACTTGAACACCACCACATGGCTAATTACGATGCGGAAGCTACAGGTCGTCTGCTTTTCATCTTTATCAAAGAGGTAGCAGAAAAACATGGTGTGACCGATCTGGCTAGGTTAAATATTGATCTAATCAGTCCAGACTCTTATAAAAAAGCTCGAATCAAGCATGCGACTATTTATGTCAAGAATCAAGTTGGTTTAAAAAATATTTTTAAGCTGGTTTCTTTGTCTAACACCAAGTATTTTGAAGGGGTGCCACGGATTCCGAGAACGGTTCTAGATGCCCATCGGGAGGGTTTGATTTTGGGGTCGGCTTGCTCGGAGGGTGAAGTTTTTGACGCAGTCGTTTCCCAAGGTGTGGACGCGGCGGTTGAAGTGGCCAAGTATTATGACTTTATCGAGGTCATGCCACCAGCTATCTATGCTCCCTTGATTGCCAAGGAGCAGGTCAAGGATATGGAGGAACTCCAGACTATTATCAAAAGTTTGATAGAGGTTGGAGACCGTCTTGGTAAGCCTGTTCTAGCTACGGGAAATGTCCATTATATCGAACCGGAAGAAGAGATTTACCGTGAAATTATCGTACGTAGTTTGGGGCAAGGGGCTATGATTAACCGAACCATCGGTCATGGTGAACATGCCCAACCAGCTCCTCTTCCGAAAGCTCATTTTCGAACGACTAATGAGATGTTGGATGAATTTGCCTTCTTAGGCGAGGAACTGGCTCGTAAACTGGTTATTGAAAATACCAATGCCTTGGCAGATATCTTTGAACCCGTTGAGGTTGTAAAAGGTGACTTGTACACACCTTTCATCGATAAGGCTGAAGAAACGGTTGCTGAGTTGACCTATAAGAAAGCTTTTGAAATTTATGGAAATCCGTTGCCAGATATCGTTGATTTGCGGATTGAAAAAGAATTGACTTCTATTCTGGGGAATGGATTTGCCGTGATTTATCTGGCATCGCAGATGCTGGTGCAACGTTCCAATGAACGAGGCTACTTGGTTGGTTCTCGTGGGTCTGTTGGGTCCAGTTTTGTTGCGACTATGATTGGGATTACGGAGGTTAATCCTCTCTCTCCTCATTATATTTGTGGTCAGTGTCAGTACAGCGAGTTTATCACGGATGGTTCTTACGGTTCAGGTTTTGATATGCCCAATAAGGACTGTCCAAACTGTGGTCATAAACTCAGCAAAAATGGGCAGGATATTCCGTTTGAGACCTTCCTTGGTTTTGATGGGGACAAGGTTCCCGATATTGACTTGAACTTCTCGGGAGAAGACCAGCCTAGCGCCCACTTGGATGTGCGTGATATCTTTGGTGAGGAATATGCCTTCCGTGCAGGAACGGTTGGTACGGTAGCTGCTAAGACTGCCTATGGCTTTGTCAAGGGCTATGAGAGAGATTATGGCAAGTTCTATCGTGATGCAGAGGTGGAGCGGCTAGCTCAAGGTGCTGCTGGTGTCAAGCGGACAACGGGACAACACCCAGGGGGAATCGTTGTTATCCCTAACTACATGGATGTTTACGACTTTACGCCAGTCCAGTATCCAGCGGATGACGTGACGGCTGAATGGCAGACCACCCACTTTAACTTCCACGATATCGATGAGAATGTCCTCAAACTCGATGTGCTGGGGCATGATGATCCGACCATGATTCGAAAATTGCAGGACTTGTCTGGTATTGATCCTAATGAAATTCCTATGGATGATGAAGGTGTGATGGCCCTCTTTTCAGGGACTGATGTGCTAGGGGTGACTCCTGAACAAATCGGAACACCGACGGGTATGCTGGGGATTCCAGAGTTTGGAACCAACTTCGTACGTGGGATGGTAGATGAGACGCATCCGACAACTTTTGCAGAGTTGCTTCAGCTGTCTGGGTTGTCTCACGGTACCGATGTGTGGTTAGGAAATGCACAAGATTTGATCAAGCAAGGAATTGCAGACCTATCAACCGTTATTGGTTGTCGGGATGACATCATGGTTTACCTCATGCATGCTGGTCTCGAACCTAAGATGGCCTTTACCATCATGGAACGGGTACGTAAGGGTTTGTGGTTGAAGATTTCCGAAGAGGAGCGAAATGGCTATATCGAAGCTATGAAGGCCAATAAGGTGCCCGAGTGGTATATCGAGTCTTGTGGGAAAATCAAGTATATGTTCCCCAAAGCCCATGCGGCAGCCTACGTTATGATGGCCTTGCGTGTGGCCTACTTCAAGGTTCACCATCCGATTTATTATTACTGTGCTTACTTCTCTATCCGCGCCAAGGCCTTTGATATCAAGACCATGGGTGCCGGCTTGGATGCTATTAAGCGCAGAATGGAAGAAATCGCTGAAAAACGGAAGAACAATGAAGCCTCTAATGTGGAAATTGACCTCTATACAACTCTTGAGATTGTCAATGAAATGTGGGAACGTGGCTTTAAGTTTGGCAAACTCGATCTTTATCGTAGTCAGGCGACAGAGTTCCTCATTGATGGGGATACCCTCATTCCACCATTTGTAGCAATGGATGGTCTGGGAGAGAACGTTGCTAAGCAGTTGGTGCGTGCGCGTGAAGAGGGTGAGTTCCTCTCTAAGACAGAACTACGCAAGCGCGGTGGACTCTCATCAACCTTGGTTGAAAAGATGGATGAAATGGGGATTCTCGGAAATATGCCAGAGGATAACCAGTTGAGTTTGTTTGATGAGTTGTTTTAA
- a CDS encoding GlsB/YeaQ/YmgE family stress response membrane protein, with translation MLGSMFVGLLVGLLAGALTNRGESMGCFGKMFLGWIGAFLGHLLFGTWGPILAGTAVIPAVLGAMLVLAIFWRRGS, from the coding sequence ATGCTAGGAAGTATGTTTGTTGGTCTCCTAGTGGGACTCTTGGCAGGTGCTTTGACCAATCGCGGAGAAAGTATGGGATGCTTTGGGAAGATGTTTCTCGGCTGGATTGGTGCCTTTCTGGGGCATCTGCTCTTTGGAACTTGGGGACCAATTTTAGCGGGAACAGCTGTTATTCCTGCCGTTTTGGGAGCCATGCTTGTCTTAGCTATCTTCTGGAGACGAGGAAGTTAA
- a CDS encoding aminopeptidase has product MVLPNFKENLEKYAKLLVANGINVQPGHTLALSIDVEQRELAHLIVKEAYALGAHEVIVQWTDDVINREKFLHAPMERLDNVPEYKIAEMNYLLENKASRLGVRSSDPGALNGVDADKLSASAKAMGLAMKPMRIATQSNKVSWTVAAAAGLEWAKKVFPNATSDEEAVDLLWDQIFKTCRVYEEDPVKAWEEHAAILKSKAEMLNKEQFSALHYTAPGTDLTLGLPKNHVWESAGAVNAQDEGFLPNMPTEEVFTAPDFRRADGYVTSTKPLSYNGNIIEGIKVTFKDGQIVDISAEKGDQVMKDLVFENAGARALGECALVPDPSPISQSGITFFNTLFDENASNHLAIGAAYATSVVGGAEMSEEELEAAGLNRSDVHVDFMIGSNQMDIDGIREDGTRVPLFRNGDWAI; this is encoded by the coding sequence ATGGTTTTACCAAATTTTAAAGAAAATCTAGAAAAATATGCGAAATTGTTGGTTGCGAACGGAATTAACGTACAACCTGGTCACACCTTGGCTCTCTCTATCGATGTGGAGCAACGCGAGTTGGCTCACTTGATCGTCAAAGAAGCTTATGCTTTGGGTGCGCATGAGGTCATCGTTCAGTGGACAGATGATGTCATCAACCGTGAGAAATTCCTCCACGCGCCGATGGAGCGTCTAGACAATGTGCCAGAATACAAGATTGCTGAGATGAACTACCTCTTGGAAAACAAGGCTAGCCGTCTTGGTGTCCGTTCTTCTGATCCAGGTGCCTTGAACGGAGTAGACGCTGACAAGCTTTCGGCTTCTGCCAAAGCTATGGGACTTGCCATGAAGCCAATGCGTATCGCAACGCAATCCAACAAAGTTAGCTGGACTGTAGCAGCCGCTGCTGGACTTGAATGGGCTAAGAAAGTCTTTCCAAATGCCACAAGCGACGAAGAAGCAGTTGACCTCCTCTGGGACCAAATCTTCAAAACTTGCCGTGTCTACGAAGAAGATCCCGTTAAGGCTTGGGAAGAGCATGCAGCTATCCTCAAGAGCAAGGCAGAAATGCTAAATAAAGAACAATTCTCAGCCCTTCACTACACAGCGCCAGGGACAGATTTGACTCTTGGCTTGCCAAAGAACCACGTTTGGGAATCAGCTGGTGCTGTCAATGCACAGGACGAAGGATTCTTGCCAAATATGCCGACAGAAGAAGTCTTTACGGCCCCTGACTTCCGTCGTGCAGATGGTTATGTAACTTCTACAAAACCACTTAGCTATAACGGCAATATCATCGAAGGGATTAAAGTAACCTTCAAGGATGGTCAAATCGTGGATATTTCAGCTGAGAAGGGTGATCAGGTCATGAAAGACCTTGTCTTTGAAAATGCGGGCGCGCGTGCCTTGGGTGAATGTGCCTTGGTACCAGATCCAAGTCCAATTTCTCAATCAGGCATTACCTTCTTCAACACCCTTTTCGATGAGAATGCTTCAAACCACTTGGCTATCGGTGCAGCCTATGCGACTAGCGTCGTTGGTGGCGCAGAGATGAGCGAAGAAGAACTTGAAGCTGCGGGACTTAACCGTTCAGATGTTCACGTGGACTTTATGATTGGTTCTAATCAGATGGATATCGATGGTATCCGTGAGGATGGAACACGCGTACCCCTTTTCCGCAATGGAGATTGGGCAATTTAA
- the pepC gene encoding aminopeptidase C, with protein MNAIQESFTDKLFANYEANVKYQAIENAASHNGIFAALERRQSHVDNTPVFSLDLTKDKVTNQKASGRCWMFAALNTFRHKLISQYKLENFELSQAHTFFWDKYEKSNWFLEQVIATADQELTSRKVSFLLQTPQQDGGQWDMVVALFEKYGVVPKSVYPESISSSNSRELNAILNKLLRQDAQILRDLLASGADQATVQAKKEDLLQEIFNFLAMSLGLPPRQFDFAYRDKDDNYQSEKGITPQEFYKKYVNLPLEDYVSVINAPTTDKPYGKSYTVEMLGNVVGSRAVRYINVPMERLKELAIAQMQTGETVWFGSDVGQLSNRKAGILATDVYDFESSMDIQLTQDKAGRLDYSESLMTHAMVLTGVDLDENGKSTKWKVENSWGDKVGTDGYFVASDAWMDEYTYQIVVRKELLTAEERAAYEAEPIVLAPWDPMGALAE; from the coding sequence ATGAACGCGATTCAAGAATCATTTACTGATAAATTATTTGCCAACTATGAAGCAAATGTCAAATACCAAGCGATCGAAAACGCAGCTAGCCACAACGGAATTTTTGCAGCTCTAGAACGCCGTCAAAGCCATGTAGACAATACACCTGTTTTCTCGCTTGATTTGACCAAGGACAAGGTTACCAACCAGAAAGCCTCTGGTCGTTGCTGGATGTTTGCAGCCCTTAATACCTTCCGTCACAAACTCATCTCTCAATACAAGCTCGAAAACTTTGAACTGTCACAAGCCCACACCTTCTTCTGGGACAAGTATGAGAAATCAAACTGGTTCTTGGAGCAAGTCATTGCGACTGCAGACCAAGAATTGACGAGCCGCAAGGTTAGCTTCCTACTCCAAACACCTCAACAAGACGGTGGACAGTGGGATATGGTCGTTGCCCTCTTTGAGAAATACGGTGTCGTGCCTAAGTCTGTTTATCCCGAGTCTATCTCATCTAGCAACAGCCGTGAGCTAAATGCTATTCTCAACAAATTGCTTCGCCAAGATGCTCAAATCTTGCGTGATTTGTTGGCTTCTGGTGCAGACCAAGCGACTGTTCAAGCTAAGAAAGAAGACCTCTTGCAAGAAATCTTTAACTTCCTTGCCATGTCCTTGGGTCTTCCACCACGTCAGTTTGACTTTGCTTATCGTGACAAGGATGATAACTACCAAAGTGAAAAGGGCATCACACCACAAGAGTTTTACAAGAAATATGTCAATCTTCCTCTAGAAGATTATGTTTCGGTTATCAATGCTCCAACTACCGACAAACCTTACGGTAAATCTTATACAGTTGAGATGTTGGGAAATGTCGTCGGTAGCCGTGCAGTTCGTTATATCAACGTTCCAATGGAGCGCTTGAAAGAATTGGCGATTGCCCAAATGCAGACAGGAGAAACTGTTTGGTTTGGTTCAGATGTCGGCCAACTCAGCAACCGTAAAGCTGGAATCCTTGCGACAGATGTTTATGACTTTGAATCAAGCATGGACATTCAACTCACTCAAGACAAGGCTGGACGCTTGGACTACAGCGAAAGCTTGATGACCCACGCCATGGTCTTGACAGGTGTGGACTTGGATGAAAACGGCAAGTCAACCAAGTGGAAGGTTGAGAACTCTTGGGGAGACAAGGTCGGTACAGATGGTTACTTTGTTGCCTCAGACGCTTGGATGGACGAATACACTTACCAAATCGTTGTTCGTAAGGAATTGTTGACAGCAGAAGAACGAGCTGCCTATGAAGCAGAACCAATCGTGTTAGCACCATGGGATCCAATGGGTGCCTTGGCAGAATAA
- a CDS encoding HAD-IC family P-type ATPase encodes MKYLSSQDIKDRQRNISDIKPYKTTKEIVVSNIFTFFNAMNLALAVLVATTLRFENMLFLGVIAINTAIGIFQEVRSKNALEKLSLLGKSKYRVNRDGQTIEIDPEDIVLGEYLHLNLGDQVPVDAEVLEGNIEVDESLLTGESDSIFKTVGDKLMSGSNVVSGTCLVTATAVGPDSYINKLAKSSKEFKKYPSQLRDYMDKILKIVSILLVPVAILLYVRGFSLGRSYVEIVLGSSGALVGMIPEGLILLVSVSLAVAAMKLAKKKVLVQELYCVETLARVDVLCFDKTGTITTGNMKVREMDANLAEKLSSYLAYFEDENATSRALKTYLTCEKKWDVQEVGAFSSKNKYSFVQVKDGGTYFFGAYEFLGFTQAMDPYYEHLKQQGFRILSLAHSKDQITSPDDMELLGHVVLSDEIKDNTKETFDYFESQGVEVKIISGDNHVAVYGVARKAGFKESARAIDMTKVSDEDFERVVLEHDIFGRVTPEQKEKMVTVLQNAGKTVAMSGDGVNDVLALKKADISFAMNGATSAAKSVSNIVFLTDDFAVFYDILMEGRRVINNIQKVASLFLTKTFFSIVFAILSVIFGLEFAFIPIQFTIISAITIGIPSFFLTFESNKEKVSTHFMRDILTNAAIGGGILVASVLLTNFFITVPGQVKFICFLLALINGLCLVAKVSLPFNRYKLLLLTFLSLAALVGVLANTFILQGAFVPLEANQMLYVAILAVAIGGFHYLTRRKS; translated from the coding sequence ATGAAGTATTTAAGCAGTCAAGACATCAAGGATCGTCAACGAAATATTAGTGACATTAAACCTTATAAAACAACAAAGGAAATCGTCGTTTCAAATATCTTTACCTTCTTTAATGCCATGAACTTGGCTCTGGCAGTTCTGGTAGCCACAACCTTGCGATTTGAAAATATGCTCTTTTTAGGTGTGATTGCTATCAATACAGCCATCGGTATTTTCCAAGAAGTGCGTTCAAAAAATGCTCTGGAAAAGCTAAGTTTGCTTGGTAAAAGTAAGTATAGGGTCAACCGAGATGGTCAAACGATTGAGATTGATCCGGAGGACATAGTTCTAGGGGAGTATCTGCATCTCAATCTGGGTGATCAGGTGCCTGTCGATGCAGAAGTGCTTGAAGGGAATATTGAAGTGGATGAGTCTTTGCTGACTGGTGAGAGTGATTCGATCTTTAAAACGGTTGGTGATAAGCTGATGAGCGGAAGCAATGTCGTCAGCGGTACTTGTCTGGTTACGGCAACGGCTGTGGGTCCCGATAGCTACATCAATAAACTCGCAAAATCCAGCAAGGAATTTAAAAAATATCCTTCTCAACTACGCGATTACATGGATAAGATTCTAAAAATCGTCTCTATCTTGCTGGTGCCAGTTGCCATTCTGCTCTATGTCAGAGGTTTTAGTCTAGGGCGGTCTTATGTTGAGATTGTCTTAGGAAGTTCTGGAGCCTTGGTCGGCATGATTCCAGAGGGATTGATTCTCCTGGTCAGTGTGTCTCTGGCGGTAGCGGCCATGAAGCTGGCTAAAAAGAAGGTTCTGGTGCAGGAACTATACTGTGTGGAGACCTTGGCGCGTGTAGATGTTCTTTGTTTTGATAAGACAGGAACCATCACGACTGGTAATATGAAGGTCCGAGAAATGGATGCTAATTTAGCAGAGAAACTGTCTTCGTATCTGGCTTATTTTGAGGATGAAAATGCGACGTCGCGGGCTCTGAAGACTTACTTAACCTGTGAGAAAAAGTGGGACGTTCAAGAAGTTGGTGCCTTTTCAAGTAAAAACAAGTATTCCTTTGTTCAAGTAAAAGACGGTGGAACCTATTTCTTCGGGGCTTATGAGTTTCTCGGCTTTACCCAAGCGATGGATCCTTACTATGAACATCTAAAACAGCAAGGTTTTCGAATCTTATCGCTTGCTCATAGCAAGGACCAGATTACAAGCCCAGACGATATGGAACTATTAGGGCATGTCGTTCTGTCAGATGAGATCAAGGATAATACCAAGGAAACCTTTGACTATTTCGAGTCACAAGGTGTTGAAGTGAAGATTATCAGTGGGGATAATCATGTGGCTGTATATGGGGTTGCTCGTAAGGCAGGATTTAAAGAATCAGCGCGAGCAATTGATATGACCAAGGTGAGTGATGAGGACTTTGAAAGAGTGGTCTTGGAACATGACATCTTTGGTCGGGTGACACCTGAACAGAAAGAAAAGATGGTGACCGTTTTGCAAAATGCTGGTAAAACAGTTGCTATGAGTGGCGACGGGGTCAATGATGTTCTGGCTCTCAAGAAAGCAGATATTAGTTTTGCCATGAATGGTGCTACTAGCGCAGCTAAAAGCGTCTCCAATATCGTCTTTCTCACTGATGATTTTGCAGTATTTTATGATATCTTGATGGAAGGCCGCCGTGTCATCAATAACATCCAAAAAGTCGCCTCCCTCTTTCTAACAAAGACTTTCTTTTCCATTGTATTTGCGATTCTAAGTGTGATATTTGGTTTGGAATTTGCCTTTATCCCCATTCAGTTTACAATCATTTCAGCCATTACGATTGGGATTCCATCCTTCTTCCTGACTTTTGAGTCCAATAAAGAAAAGGTTAGCACACATTTTATGAGAGATATTCTAACCAACGCGGCGATTGGTGGTGGCATTCTAGTCGCTAGTGTTCTCTTGACGAACTTCTTTATCACTGTCCCAGGTCAGGTCAAATTTATTTGCTTCCTCCTTGCTTTGATCAATGGTCTGTGCCTGGTTGCCAAGGTCAGCCTTCCCTTTAATCGATACAAGCTACTCTTGCTCACGTTTTTGAGCCTTGCAGCCCTTGTTGGCGTACTTGCCAATACTTTTATCCTGCAAGGAGCTTTTGTGCCTTTAGAAGCCAATCAGATGCTCTATGTTGCCATTCTAGCAGTGGCGATTGGAGGTTTTCATTATCTGACTAGGAGAAAAAGTTGA
- a CDS encoding pseudouridine synthase encodes MRLDKFLVACAVGSRTEVKNLLKAGRVTVNGKKEKSAKLQINEERDEIRFDGQVLEYEEFVYYMMNKPQGVISATEDSKHRTVLDLLDDIARTKEVFPVGRLDIDTHGLLLLTNDGQLAHALLSPKRHVDKTYLAQVKGIMTQEDVETFAKGIPLKDFTCQPAKLELVSIDREKNQSLVRVTIAEGKFHQVKRMVAYCGKEVIDLQRLTMGTLVLDENLKRGEWRRLSKEEVENLLASVG; translated from the coding sequence ATGAGATTAGATAAATTTTTAGTTGCCTGTGCTGTGGGGAGTCGGACAGAAGTCAAAAACTTGCTCAAGGCTGGACGCGTGACAGTAAATGGTAAAAAAGAAAAGTCAGCTAAATTGCAGATTAATGAAGAAAGAGATGAGATTCGCTTTGATGGCCAAGTGCTGGAGTATGAAGAGTTTGTCTACTACATGATGAACAAGCCCCAAGGAGTCATTTCAGCGACTGAGGATTCTAAACACAGAACAGTGTTGGACTTGTTGGATGATATTGCTCGGACCAAGGAAGTTTTTCCAGTAGGGCGCTTGGATATTGACACGCATGGCCTCCTGCTTTTGACCAATGACGGCCAGCTTGCCCATGCTCTTCTTTCGCCTAAACGTCATGTGGATAAGACTTATCTAGCTCAAGTCAAAGGTATTATGACCCAAGAAGATGTGGAGACATTTGCCAAGGGCATTCCGCTCAAGGACTTTACCTGCCAGCCGGCTAAGCTGGAGCTTGTGTCTATTGATAGAGAAAAGAATCAAAGTCTGGTTCGTGTGACCATTGCTGAAGGGAAGTTTCATCAAGTCAAACGCATGGTAGCTTACTGTGGCAAGGAAGTAATAGACCTGCAACGTTTGACGATGGGGACTCTAGTTTTGGATGAGAATTTGAAACGGGGAGAATGGCGTCGTTTGAGCAAGGAGGAAGTAGAAAACCTACTTGCAAGCGTAGGCTAG